Part of the Helicobacter bilis genome is shown below.
CCTTTTTAATGAAAAAGGGCTATATAGTAAAACCTTTTGCAGGATTATCGTATTATGTATTAGGCTCAACTAATTTTAAAAGAGATGATAATACGAAACCTATATTTGCTATGAATACAGATGATAATATAAGACAAACTATAAGTGTAAATATAGGCATAGATGGTCGTAAATACTTTGCAAATCAAAGCTATATCTTTATAGTCGCACAATTAAAACAAGATGCAATCATTTTACAAAATAATGTAGATTCTAGTGGGACTACAACTACAAGTATAGGCAATATAGGTGATTCTGTAAATAACTTTAATATGAGATATAAAGCTCAAGGCTATAAGTCTTATGTATTCCTTACAGGTGGTGGAGAATATAGCTTTGGTAGATGGTATTTAAATGGAAGTTTGAGCTTACAAAGCAGTGTATTTGATAAAAACTTTGGCTTAGGATTTAATATTGGTGGTAGGGTTGTGTTTTAGGGGATATCTTAGAATCTGAAGTTTGAAATATAGGGGAGGATAGGGGTAGAAACTAAGTGTGGTAAGACTAAAACTTCTTTTTTAGAGTTTATAATTCTACACGAGATTCTATATAAGGAGTAAATATGAGACTTTATATCCTTGTGCTTTTATCGCTTACGCAGTTTATATACGCACAAAACAAGCAAAACTGGAGTTATAAAGATAATACTGCACCGCAGTATTGGGCAAATCTTAATCCACTTTATTTGGGCTGTGCGGAGGGCAATCAGCAATCACCCATAAATATCGTTACAAAAAATGTAAGCAAGGGTGCAGCACAATTTGAGCTTAAATACAGCGTGGCAAAGGGAGTAAATCTCATGCTCTCTAACTATACCTTTAAGATGATTTATCCGCAAGGAAACTTTTTAGAAATGAATGGCAATCGCTATCAGCTAAAAGAAATATATTTTAAAACACCCGGTGAAAATGCGATCGATTCACTTCGCGGCATACTTGAAGCACAATTTTTGCATGAAGATTCTAAGGGACATAAGGTGATACTTGCCGTTTTTTTTGTGGAAGGGCGATCTAATCCTATCATTGAATCTTTGGTGAAAAACCTGCCTACACAACCAGATAAAGCAAACTTTATCGCAAATATTGATATTCATAAGCTACTACCAAGCGATCTCGCTTCATATCAGTTTGATGGCTCACTCACAACACCACCATGCTCACAAGGTGTGAGATGGATTGTGCTAAAGCAAACGATGACTATAACGCAAAGTCAAGTTGATTCTATGCGTGATATTACAGGTTCAAATGCGCGTCCATCTCAAGAGATTTTTAATCGTTTGATTGTGAATTAATGCTATTTTTAGTCGCCTTGCAAGGCGATTATGGAATCTAGAATCTTACAATTTTGCACCCCTACGCCCCTGCACCCACCCATTTGGATAAGAATCTAGAATCTTGTCATATTGAGTGCGTAGGCACGAAATATCTTGTTGGGATTCGATACTAGAACTTCATCTAAAGACTTAGTGCGACAAGTCGTTCTAATTTCCAATAACTATAGCTTTAACCTTGCAGCCCACTCATTAGAATTCAAATCTTGTATATTCCCATAAATATGTATCACCAAAAAAGATTAAGTAATAATGTGGTCTCTTTATTATGCAAGGGATATGCTCAGTTTGATTAAATTTGCTATAGATTTGAGTGAGAGATATAGCTACTATCATAAAGATAGTAGTGTGTGTTTATGCGGTGGGTTGCAAAGAGTATCACACACAAAGGCTACATGCTAGAAAATGTAGCTATATCCTATTGTTGTGATGAGATTTCGTGTCGTGGTTGTTTCGTTGTTGTTTTGTTGATTGCCGTTTTGAGCTGGGGCTATTTGCTTAATCCCTAAAGTTGGTATTTTAAAGCCCAACTCAAAGCGATGATGATTATTTGCAGTGAGACTTAGCCCTAGATTTATAGGTAGGATAAAGCCATCGCCTTGCGGTGTTGTTGTGTTTGTTATAACACCGCCATCAGTTGCTTTGCTGGTGCTATTCATTGTCGCATAGCCAAGTCCAATACCCGCATACGCTCCAAATGCAAAGGTATCAGAGCTTAGGATATTAAGCAAAACATCGACATTTACACTAATCGCATGAGATGAATCCAGTGTGGTTGTATCGGTGATTTGATTTTGTTGTCCTGTTTCTGTGGTTGTTGTTTTTGTATGATTGTGGTTAAAGCCATAGTTATAATCCAAATAGCCACGCAAACCAAAGAAGTCAGTCAGCATATAGTTATAACCCAACTGCACGCCGATATTAATATGGCTTGGTGCGGTGGTTGTATCAGTTGTTGTGCCTTGATTGCCTTGCTCATTTGTTACCGCCTTGCTAAAACCAATGGTATAGCCCGTATTAATCCCAGCAAAAAAGCCATTGCCATCACCCTCATCAGCCAACATGAAGCTTGGCGTAGAGATTAGTGCTAGTGTTATTGCTACTTTTCCAAATCGTTTATACATGATAAACCCCTTTTAATCACTTAAAATATTTGCATTTTGTTGTAAAATGCGTGAATTATTGTAACACAACTCAAAAAAAAAAAACGATTTATGTAATATTTATAACTATTTTTTGTAAAAACTATGATATTTTTACAAAATTACTCAAATCACGGAATCTTGTGTATAAATACATATTAGTCTTTTAATCATGCTTAAAATAAAGTTTAGTTAGCATATTTGCAAATTAAGAAAATTTTACTGAAATATAATAGAGTATCATAACACTTGCACCGCTTAATACGCCATGCAAAATCGCCCCTAGAATGCTGCCTAGTATTTTGTTTGGCTTTAGGTTATAGAATCTACCTATTAAACTTGGCTTGTAATAATCATAAATTCGTATAAAAATGCAGCCAATAAAGGCTTCTAAGATATACATTTGCCATGTTGCAAAGACAAATAAACACGCACAAAAAAGGCTTATCATAAGCTGGATTATAGCAAAGTCGTGTGGTATGAGTGGTTTAGCTTGGTTTGTGTTTATGGAATCTTGTGTGTTGCTGGATTCTTGTGTTAAGTTGGCATTATTTATAGGATTAGATTCTGTGTTATTTGTAGGGTTAAGATTAGAATCTATGTTTGGGTTAGAGTCCTTATGATTAATTTCTAAGTTTTTAGATGTTTCGCTACGCTCAACATGACAAGCTGTTTTAGAATCTAGATTTTGTTTAGATTCTAAATCTTGCATATTTTTATAAAGATATACTGCCAAAAAGAGACTAAGTAATAATGCGGTCTCTTTATTATGCAAAGTGATGGGATAAATAATAATAAAGCCCAAAATATTTACAATGATTTTTTGCAATACTAAAGGCTTTATCTTATCAAAAATATAAAGATGAAATAATCTCATTGTATGCCTTATAAATGAAACAACATTAATTGAGTGAGGTTGTTTGATAAAGCTGCATAAGCTTTAGGTAAAACTCCTCTTCACCGCTATTTTGTATAATCCCGCTTGATGGTAAAATATCATAATACAATCTATCTAAATCCTTGAATCTGTGTGGGAATAAAGATGAAAGCAATATTGCTGAAATCTGCCTTCTCACAAGCATAGCAGGGGGTAAAAGCCCTAGTCTAAAGAACTCGACAAAAGATTCTGCATTATAGTTAATATGATGATGATGTCCATGCGGACAAGTATGGATTGAGACAAGCGTTTTACACACATCACAATATACATATTCTGGTAAAATCTCAACTTCTATATTCATACCGGTAAGAGAATCAAAGATAGAATGCACTTCATTATCTAAATAATACACAGATAAGCCGCGATTATTCTCACCAACAAGCAGTTTATTGCAACCAAAATTCCTTGCTACAATGGCATTCATAATCATGCGATTCTGCCCTGCATACAGATAGGTATCATCATGCGGGATAATGATAACCCGCTCTTTCATAAGATAATTATCTATCAAAAATTCCATACATTTTAAACGCAAGTTATATTCTATTAAGTCGCTTTTATGTGGTTTGAGTAAGAATACGACTAATAGATCGCATTCTTCTAGGGCATCTCGCATGATTTTTTCATGGATTCTATGCAGGGGAGAAGCACTCATTACAATACCTGCGATATTTTTCGCACTCAGTGTAGCTATGCGTTGGGCTAGTCGTTTTTTGTGCTTTATAATGTCGTTATTTGTGAGTGTGTATTTACCGCTAACGCAAATTTCGCCTATCCTAGATTCTATATCTTGTATGCGTTTGGAGGCAAAATCACCACCCATTATCTTATTTATCCGCTCTTGCTTATTAATGCTAAACACAGAATCTACGATAATGCTACCTGAAGTCTCGCCATCTGTTATAAGCTCGATTTTATCGCCCTTTTTTGCCTTTTGTAAGACTTCACTATTGCGTCTGCCACTAGGGCTTAAGAGAAAAGGGCAAGGATAGCTCTGGTCTTTATAGACACCGCTTGTATTGACTGCTTTCATCTGTGCTTCATTCATAAGCTCTGTTACAGGATAGAGTAAGCCCTCTTGTGCGAGATTTAGGACTGAAATCGCTTCTTTATCGATATAGAGTTGTTTATTTTTTTCTTGAGATGCCATATTTCTTCCTTTTTTCCCATAAGCTTTTGCGGCTCATGCCAAGTTTTTTTGCTAACTCCACATCTGGATATCGCCCCTCAAATTTTGTAATCACAATCCTTTCATATTCTTTAATGGATAGAATCTCACTGCCAATTTCAAGATTATTAGCCATATTTGTAATATCTACAATATGCGGAAAGGATACTAAATCATCAGAAATCATTGAGATAATAAGGCGATAGTTTGCCATTTTTTCCAAAAAATCTTTTTTTTCTTGCTTTTTTAGATTCTCACAATTTGTAATGTAATAGACTTTATTTTTTTGAAACTCATAATCACTCCATGAGATACTCTTCAGGCTTATAAACTCAAACCTTAGCTTTCTCTCAATCGCATATTTCATCGCATAAATATCCGCACTTCTTTGCGAACTTGCTTTGATTAGAATCGGCGGATTGTATTGGGGCAGGGTTGGCGTTTGTAATTCATTTTGTATGAAAGTGAAGTAGTTTTTAAAGAATCTAATGTCTTCAGCAAGTTCTTTAAAGCCTTTGTAATGCTCGATTTTTCTTACTAACTCGTCCATTATAAAAGGCTTAATAATATAGTCTTTTGCTCCCATTTTAAGAGGCTTTGACACGGTATCATCGCTGACATAGGATACCATAAGAATGATTATGGCATCTTTATGTGTTTCAATAATGTCTCTATAATCTGCGGTGCTTGTAGAGAGTAGCACAATGTCATATCCCGTGCGATTTATTGCCTCTTCAAGTGAAGAAGTGATAAATGATACATGCCCACCATCTGCTAATTTACTTGCTATACTTTGGGCTAAATAGGTTTCACTCTCAATAATCAAAACATTCATACATATCCTTTTTTCAAAGTTTTAGGGATCTTTCTTAGCAATAAGATTCTTTTTGCTTAAAATTTCTTGTTATTTAGAATCTTTGTCATATAAAAATCTTTCTTGCATACTTTCCTTTCTTAAACTTTATTTAATTTCATGGGTTTAATATAGCTTCCTTGCTTTAAGTTGGGCTATGCTATTTACTAGCACGCCTTCTTTTCTTCCCACAAAGCCTAAGCCCTCTGCCGTGCTAGCCTTTATGCTGACACACATTTTTGGTAAGTAAAGAATATTAGCTAGGACTTCTTGCATTTGTGCTTTATAGGGCGAGATTCTAGGGGTTTGAGCTGTGATTGTAATATCAAGGTTAATGAGTTCTAATCCAACGCTTAAGCAATAATCATAAACTTCTTTTAATAGAATTTTAGAATCTATGTTTTTAAACTCGTCCTTACTATCAGGGAAAAGCTCACCTATATCGCCATAGTTCATAGCCCCAAGTATAGAATCTATAATCGCATGTATAGCCACATCGCCATCGCTATGGGCTTTGAAACCCATGCTAGATTCTATCTTTACCCCGCACAGATACATATCTTTAGAATCTATAAAGCCATGTATATCGCTACCATAGCCTATGAGAGTGTCGCTTTTATTATGTGCGTTTGCGTGATATAGCTTTTTTAATAAATGCAAGTCATCATGGTATGTAAGCTTTGTCATGTCTTTACTGCCGATAACAAAGCCAAGCTTAGAATCTTTAAGTGAGAGTATTGCACTGCTTTCATCGCTAAAATCAATTTCTTTTGCAAAAGATTCTAGAATCTTTTGTGTTTTTGTGATTTGAGGCGTTTGGATAAGCTTTAGTTTCTCTCTCTCTATTGCTTTATGTGTGTTATTTGTAGAATCATACATGAGTGTTGTATCACTCACTTGCAAATACGGCACAATGCAGTCAAAATCTTCATTCATAAATAAAGATAACATATCATGCAATACATGCCTTTTTGTATCAAATCTCGCACAATCATTGACAATTATATGCGTGCTTTCTACATGTTGCAGGGCATTTTTTAGAGATTGAAAGCGAGTGTTACCACCGCAAACTATTTCAAGCGGGATTTTATACTCTTTATGATTGATATGAAAATACAGGGTATTTGATATGAGTTTTTTCATATAAAATATATCTTTTTTAGAAGCTGTGATGATTATCTTTTGTAAAGGTGTTTGTGTGTAATGCGTTTGAGAATCTTGGATTAGATTCTGTGTATCAGCGGTTATTGACTTGTTTGGATTAGATTTGCTATTTTTATTGTTACATTTTGTGTCATTTTCGTTTTTATAAGTATTTGTATATCTTGTATTTTTCTCTTGCTGTAATATGTTAAGTGTCTCTAAGATTTGTGAAGCAAGATCATGTGTTACAAAATACCACAAAGGCGTAGCCCCAAGCCTTAGCCATTGTTTCTTTGTAGATGGTTTATTGCTAGATTCTATATTTTCATTATGAAATGTGTGATTAAAGTGTGTATTTGCATGTAATGTGCCTTTTGCCCTGCTACTGCAAAATCGCACAGAATCTCCAGCTGCCATGATAATAAGCGTTATATCCTTCATCATTTTTCCTTAAAAAAATAAACACTTTATAAAACTTCACTCACATGCTAATAACTTTACTTAATGTTACCATATCTCATTTTCCAGTGCGATATGATACAAAAAACATTTATCATTATATAATAAATCTGTAAAGTTTGTTACCATTTTATACAAAAACTCTATTTTATCGTTACTAGATTCAAAATTATATTGGGATATAGATAAAATCACACAAGTTTGCATTACACTTAGACTGAAATTACTCTATTTATAAAGGATTTGCATGAGTGAGAATTTACGAAATACATGGATAGAAAAAAGGGCAAATGATAAAATCAGGACACAGCTTTATTACGCAAAAAGGGGCATTATCACAGAAGAAATGCGATATGTTGCAAATGTTGAGAATCTTAGCCCAGAACTCATTAGAAAAGAAGTCGCAAGAGGTAGGCTTATAATCCCTGCAAATATCAATCATAAGAATCTAGAGCCTATGGGTATAGGTGTAGCTTTAAAAACAAAAATTAACTCAAACATTGGATCATCTCAAATCGTAGAAGACATTGATGAAGAGGTAACAAAGCTTAAGACTTCAATCAAGTATGGTGCAGACACTGTTATGGATCTATCCACAGGTGGCGATTTAGACAAGATTAGAGAGGCTATTATACAGGCATCAAGTGTGCCTATTGGCACTGTGCCTATGTATCAGATTCTACATGATGTGAAAAATGATGTGTTAAAACTAGATATTGAAACTATGCTAAGTGTATTACGAAAACAAGCAAAGCAAGGGGTAAGCTACTTTACTATACATTGTGGCTTTTTACTCGCACACATGCCAGCAGTTTCAAAACGCAAAATGGGTATAGTCTCTCGTGGTGGTAGCCTTATGGCAAGTTGGATGTTACATTATCACAAAGAGAATCCTTTTTATGAATATTTTGATGAGATTCTAAAAATCTGTCAAGAATATGATGTGTCTTTATCTCTAGGCGACTCTTTACGCCCGGGTTGTTTAGCTGATGCGAGTGATGAGGCACAATTTGCCGAGTTAAAGGTATTGGGCGAACTTGCAAAAAGAGCGTATGAAGCCGATGTGCAAGTCATGATTGAGGGTCCCGGTCATGTCCCGCTTAATCAAATAGAGCGAAATGTAGAATTGCAAAAAGAGTATTGCAATGAAGCACCATTTTATGTATTAGGACCGCTTGTTACAGATATTGCCGCAGGATATGATCATATCGCAAGTGCCATTGGTGCGTGTGTAGCCGCATGGAAAGGTGTGGCAATGCTATGCTATGTAACGCCAAAAGAGCATTTAGGGTTACCAAACGCAAATGATGTGAGAGAGGGCATTATCGCTTATAAAATCGCCGCACACGCAGCAGATATCGCAAGAGGGAGAGTTGGTGCAAGAGATAGAGATGATGCGATGAGTGATGCAAGATATAGCTTTGATTGGAATAGACAATTTGAACTCGCCCTAGATGGCGACAGAGCGCAAGAATACCACGATGAAGCCCTGCCACAAGAAGTCTTTAAAGACGCTGAATTTTGCTCAATGTGTGGTCCAAAATTTTGTAGCTATAAAATCACACAAGATATTTTCAAAAACTATAAAGAAGAGAAATTGCCACAATAATGGCTTTTAGAATCTTTATGTTACTCACATTATCCATTTTTAAAGCTAGATTCTAGCTTTATTATCTCAATTTAAAAGGGCGGATATGTTACTAAAAAGTGCGTTTATAGGTTTTCTCTCACTTTCTACTTTATATGCAGATACACTAAAAGAATGTAAAAATGAAGCGGATAGAATAAGCGGTTGTGTAGAGAAAATTTATCATTCAAATGGGCGTCTTTGGATGGAAAAGCCATATAAAAAT
Proteins encoded:
- a CDS encoding carbonic anhydrase family protein; its protein translation is MRLYILVLLSLTQFIYAQNKQNWSYKDNTAPQYWANLNPLYLGCAEGNQQSPINIVTKNVSKGAAQFELKYSVAKGVNLMLSNYTFKMIYPQGNFLEMNGNRYQLKEIYFKTPGENAIDSLRGILEAQFLHEDSKGHKVILAVFFVEGRSNPIIESLVKNLPTQPDKANFIANIDIHKLLPSDLASYQFDGSLTTPPCSQGVRWIVLKQTMTITQSQVDSMRDITGSNARPSQEIFNRLIVN
- the ispF gene encoding 2-C-methyl-D-erythritol 2,4-cyclodiphosphate synthase → MMKDITLIIMAAGDSVRFCSSRAKGTLHANTHFNHTFHNENIESSNKPSTKKQWLRLGATPLWYFVTHDLASQILETLNILQQEKNTRYTNTYKNENDTKCNNKNSKSNPNKSITADTQNLIQDSQTHYTQTPLQKIIITASKKDIFYMKKLISNTLYFHINHKEYKIPLEIVCGGNTRFQSLKNALQHVESTHIIVNDCARFDTKRHVLHDMLSLFMNEDFDCIVPYLQVSDTTLMYDSTNNTHKAIEREKLKLIQTPQITKTQKILESFAKEIDFSDESSAILSLKDSKLGFVIGSKDMTKLTYHDDLHLLKKLYHANAHNKSDTLIGYGSDIHGFIDSKDMYLCGVKIESSMGFKAHSDGDVAIHAIIDSILGAMNYGDIGELFPDSKDEFKNIDSKILLKEVYDYCLSVGLELINLDITITAQTPRISPYKAQMQEVLANILYLPKMCVSIKASTAEGLGFVGRKEGVLVNSIAQLKARKLY
- a CDS encoding response regulator; the encoded protein is MNVLIIESETYLAQSIASKLADGGHVSFITSSLEEAINRTGYDIVLLSTSTADYRDIIETHKDAIIILMVSYVSDDTVSKPLKMGAKDYIIKPFIMDELVRKIEHYKGFKELAEDIRFFKNYFTFIQNELQTPTLPQYNPPILIKASSQRSADIYAMKYAIERKLRFEFISLKSISWSDYEFQKNKVYYITNCENLKKQEKKDFLEKMANYRLIISMISDDLVSFPHIVDITNMANNLEIGSEILSIKEYERIVITKFEGRYPDVELAKKLGMSRKSLWEKRKKYGISRKK
- a CDS encoding outer membrane beta-barrel protein; translated protein: MYKRFGKVAITLALISTPSFMLADEGDGNGFFAGINTGYTIGFSKAVTNEQGNQGTTTDTTTAPSHINIGVQLGYNYMLTDFFGLRGYLDYNYGFNHNHTKTTTTETGQQNQITDTTTLDSSHAISVNVDVLLNILSSDTFAFGAYAGIGLGYATMNSTSKATDGGVITNTTTPQGDGFILPINLGLSLTANNHHRFELGFKIPTLGIKQIAPAQNGNQQNNNETTTTRNLITTIGYSYIF
- the thiC gene encoding phosphomethylpyrimidine synthase ThiC; the protein is MSENLRNTWIEKRANDKIRTQLYYAKRGIITEEMRYVANVENLSPELIRKEVARGRLIIPANINHKNLEPMGIGVALKTKINSNIGSSQIVEDIDEEVTKLKTSIKYGADTVMDLSTGGDLDKIREAIIQASSVPIGTVPMYQILHDVKNDVLKLDIETMLSVLRKQAKQGVSYFTIHCGFLLAHMPAVSKRKMGIVSRGGSLMASWMLHYHKENPFYEYFDEILKICQEYDVSLSLGDSLRPGCLADASDEAQFAELKVLGELAKRAYEADVQVMIEGPGHVPLNQIERNVELQKEYCNEAPFYVLGPLVTDIAAGYDHIASAIGACVAAWKGVAMLCYVTPKEHLGLPNANDVREGIIAYKIAAHAADIARGRVGARDRDDAMSDARYSFDWNRQFELALDGDRAQEYHDEALPQEVFKDAEFCSMCGPKFCSYKITQDIFKNYKEEKLPQ